A segment of the bacterium BMS3Abin14 genome:
CTATGGCATCGTCCTTTTCATCGTCTCCATCGGGGTATTGAACACCGTGCTCATGTCCGTAATGGAACGAAAGAGGGAGATCGGAATCCTTGCGGCGCTGGGCATGGAAAATGGAGCTATCCTCAGGATGATTCTGCTGGAGACGACCTTTCTCACCCTGTTAGGGATAGGGGGGGGGCTCATCCTCGGACTGGGGGTCAACTGGTACTTCTCTGTCCACGGCCTTGACCTCAGGTCCTTTTCCTCCGAGAGCTGGAACCTTGCCGGGACAGTCGTGGATCCCATCATGTACTCCCAGCTCCGGCCTCACCGGATACTCCAGCTCTGTCTTGCGGTTCTCGGCCTCACACTGACAATGGGGATATATCCGGCATGGAAAGCCTCACACATAGAACCGGTGGAAGCGATGGAAAAACCATGAGGAGTAATTAATGTCCATCATCAAGACGGAAAACCTGACCCGCACCTACCAACAGGGAACTATCGAGGTCCACGCCATCAGGAACGTCACCCTTGACATCGGGAGAGGGGAGTTCGCCGTGATCGCCGGGCCTTCCGGATCGGGCAAGACGACCCTACTGAACCTCGTCGGAGCCCTGGATCGACCTACATCCGGGAAAATCTGGCTGGACGACCGGGAGTACAGCACCCTTTCCAGGATGGAACGGTCGAGACTCAGACGGGACCACATCGGATTCATCTTCCAGTTCTACAACCTGATTCCCGTTCTGACGGCCTACGAAAACGCCGAATTCGTACTCCTCCTCCAGAGGGTGCCCGAAAAGCTCCGAAAGGAAAAGGTGATGATGCTCCTGTCGAAGGTGGGCCTGGAAGGGCTCGAACGCAGAAAACCCCACGAACTGTCCGGGGGGCAGCAACAGAGGGTCGCTATAGCGCGGGCGCTTGCATCCGATCCTGACCTCGTCCTTGCCGATGAACCCACAGCCAACCTCGACAGCCACACGGAACAGGGGCTCATGGACCTCATGGAAACTCTCAATGAGGAAATGGGAACGACCTTTCTTTTCTCGTCCCACGATCCCGAGGTCATCGCGCGGGCGCACAGGTTCATCGGCTTGAGAGACGGTGAGGTTGTGAAGGATACTCTTGTGGGCCGCGATTAAGTTGTCAAACAGGTCCCCTGCCCTCTTCCTGGCTCTGGCCTGGATAATATTAACGGTCTCTCCGGCGGCAGCCTGGACGGGGTTCGAGCTGGACGGGCTGGGGAGCTGGGCCACCGCAGCATATCTCCCTTCGGAAGCCTCCGACGGCTTCACCCGGTGGGAGGTGTCGGGCCGCTTCATGGCTCAGGAAACAGCGGGCGATCTATTCCTGGAAGTCCACGCACTGGCAGGCATGACGGGGTGGTCAAACTCGAGTGGGCGGCCTGTCTCCTCCTCAACATCCATGTTCCGCTCCCTGGACCTGGAGACCAGCGGCACTCCTCGGAACAATACCATTGCATTCTCCGAGATCGACCGTCTACTGATAACCCTGAATCATCAAAAGTTTCGTCTTACCCTGGGCCGCCAGGCGGTAACATGGGGAAACGCCTTTTACTTCAACATCGAGGACCTTTTCGGCACTTTTTCCCTCGCGGACATTTCAAGGCTCCACAAACCCGGGATGGATGCAGCCCTTTTGACCTTTTCCATGGGAAGCTTCTCTGAATTTACCATAGTGGGCGTTCCCCGGGGAAACGCATCCGGGAGCGGCGCAGGTTATCTTTTTCTCCCGGCCGGCGGCGGCACCTTGACACTGGTCGGAGGATTGATTGCCGGGGACATCGAGGCCGGGGGAGGATACACCCTCGACGTTTCGGGAACAAAACTCTTCACACAGGCCCTATATACCTATCCAGAGGGAGAAAATGCATTCTGGCAGGTCACCGCCGGGGTCGAAAACCAGCTCGGGACTTTAACCCATCTCCTAGGGGAACTGCATTATAACGGCTGGGGTTCCACAGACACCGGAGCATACTCGGCCATGAGGATCTCCGACCGCTTTGTCGATGGTCGGACCCTGACAGTTGGAAGATGGAACGCTGCCCTTGATTTATCCTTGCAGTTGACCCCTCTTTTCACCGGTCATTCGGTGGCATTCGTTAACCTGACCGATCCAAGTGTACTGCTGAGGCTGTACGGATTGTACTCCCTGTCGGACGTCTCCCAGTTCATCGGCGGAATAAATTACGGGCTCGGTAATTCGCCGGAGGGGTTGACCATCAACAGCGAGTATGGTGGTGTGCCGTTGACTGTCAACCTGGAACTTGTGGTGGATTTTTAGGGAACGACTTCTCGTGA
Coding sequences within it:
- the ytrE gene encoding ABC transporter ATP-binding protein YtrE, which translates into the protein MSIIKTENLTRTYQQGTIEVHAIRNVTLDIGRGEFAVIAGPSGSGKTTLLNLVGALDRPTSGKIWLDDREYSTLSRMERSRLRRDHIGFIFQFYNLIPVLTAYENAEFVLLLQRVPEKLRKEKVMMLLSKVGLEGLERRKPHELSGGQQQRVAIARALASDPDLVLADEPTANLDSHTEQGLMDLMETLNEEMGTTFLFSSHDPEVIARAHRFIGLRDGEVVKDTLVGRD